The sequence AGTGGCATATTGAAAACAGCAAGTTGCCCAAGCACTTGAGGAGGCCAGAACCCTCCAAACCACAGTCCCTCAGCAGCAGTGGGTCCTACAGTCTTCAGGCAACTAATGAGGCTGCATTTCAGAGTGCCCAGGCACAGCTGCTGCCCTGTGGATCCTGTGGCTGCACATTCTTGCCAAATCATCTTCCTGTTCATCACAGAAGCTGCAAGCCAAAGGGTGAGGGTCGCAAAACACCACACTCTAACAGTTCTGATCATCTTACTGGCCTCAAGAAAGCTCGTAGTGGAACCCCAGCCCGACCAAGTACTGTTATCTGCTACATATGTGGTAAGGAATTTGGCACCCTGTCCCTTCCTATTCATGAGCCCAAATGCCTGGAAaagtggaaaatagaaaataaccagCTCCCTGTGGAGCTCCAGCGGCCACTCCCACAGAAGCCTCAGCCCCTTCCGAATGCACAGTCCAGCCAAGCAGGACCAAATCAAGTTCAGCTTGTGTCCTGCCCAAATTGTAGCCAAATCTTTACCTCAGACCTCCTTCTGGTACACCAGAGAAGTTGTAAAACTCATCCTCATTGGCCGAAATATCAAAATTTGACCTTAGGGAGTAAAGGAGGCCTAAAAATGTCCACTAATTCCAAGCAGCAAAGCAACAGGGCAGCACCCAGTGTAACTGATAAGGTAATTCATGCCACACAAGACGCATTAGGTGAACCTGGTGGCGCCCTCTGCCT comes from Symphalangus syndactylus isolate Jambi chromosome 11, NHGRI_mSymSyn1-v2.1_pri, whole genome shotgun sequence and encodes:
- the ZNF474 gene encoding zinc finger protein 474, whose translation is MERGKKKRISNKLQPTFHHSKEPTFLINQAGLLSSDSYSSLSPETESVNSGEKIKTDTQKKRPGTVILSKSSSRRIISESQLSPPVIPARRPAFRVCYICGREFGSQSIAIHEPQCLQKWHIENSKLPKHLRRPEPSKPQSLSSSGSYSLQATNEAAFQSAQAQLLPCGSCGCTFLPNHLPVHHRSCKPKGEGRKTPHSNSSDHLTGLKKARSGTPARPSTVICYICGKEFGTLSLPIHEPKCLEKWKIENNQLPVELQRPLPQKPQPLPNAQSSQAGPNQVQLVSCPNCSQIFTSDLLLVHQRSCKTHPHWPKYQNLTLGSKGGLKMSTNSKQQSNRAAPSVTDKVIHATQDALGEPGGALCL